From the Nocardiopsis changdeensis genome, one window contains:
- a CDS encoding TlpA family protein disulfide reductase, with product MFSLFSLLVAARTLLAVVLAASVLGKLRGRSARRDFVSAVERLAPARAVRALTPPGGPRRAGARAAAAGVLAAEAATVALLVSAPAAYLLCALVLLSAFTAALVGALRRGDRAPCACFGAAGHPIRPAHVVRNLLLARLPVPPTWRRPPWTRSPPGPPPRRSPPPPGRPRPAVPAAGRPPRPVHPSQTRESDLTMTVVALAAAVLAVALCLLDLLLTVGVIRRLKEHTELIRNLSTAGMPDRTVLAPGERSAPFTATAEDGGTVGTDSLADPTLVAVFSPGCGACAEQLPLFFDRAAAFPGGRGDVLAVLAGSPGEVEEEARRLAPVARVVVEGAAGPVAEALGVRAFPAFLRLDSTGRVLASGYLAADLDESVAV from the coding sequence GTGTTCTCCCTCTTCTCCCTCCTGGTCGCCGCCCGGACGCTGCTGGCCGTGGTCCTGGCCGCCTCCGTCCTGGGCAAGCTGCGCGGCCGCTCCGCACGGCGGGACTTCGTGTCCGCCGTGGAGCGCCTGGCCCCCGCCCGGGCCGTCAGGGCGCTGACCCCGCCCGGCGGCCCCCGCCGGGCGGGGGCCCGCGCCGCGGCGGCCGGTGTCCTGGCCGCCGAGGCGGCGACGGTCGCGCTGCTGGTGTCGGCGCCCGCCGCCTACCTCCTGTGCGCGCTCGTGCTGCTCTCCGCCTTCACGGCCGCCCTGGTCGGAGCGCTGCGGCGGGGGGACCGCGCCCCCTGCGCCTGCTTCGGCGCCGCGGGGCACCCGATCCGCCCGGCCCACGTGGTCCGCAACCTCCTCCTGGCTCGGCTGCCGGTGCCGCCGACCTGGCGGCGGCCGCCCTGGACCCGCAGCCCGCCGGGGCCGCCGCCGCGGCGGTCGCCACCGCCGCCGGGGCGGCCGCGCCCTGCCGTTCCTGCTGCTGGACGACCTCCTCGACCTGTTCACCCCTCTCAGACCCGGGAATCGGACCTCACCATGACCGTCGTCGCCCTCGCCGCCGCCGTCCTGGCCGTCGCGCTGTGCCTGCTCGACCTCCTCCTGACCGTCGGTGTCATCCGCAGACTCAAGGAGCACACCGAGCTCATCCGGAACCTGTCCACCGCCGGGATGCCCGACCGGACGGTGCTCGCCCCCGGGGAGCGCTCGGCGCCCTTCACCGCCACCGCCGAGGACGGCGGGACGGTGGGCACCGACTCCCTGGCCGACCCCACCCTGGTCGCGGTCTTCTCCCCCGGCTGCGGGGCCTGCGCCGAACAGCTGCCCCTCTTCTTCGACCGCGCCGCCGCCTTCCCCGGCGGCCGCGGCGACGTCCTGGCCGTCCTCGCCGGGTCCCCCGGGGAGGTGGAGGAGGAGGCCCGGCGGCTCGCCCCCGTCGCCCGCGTGGTCGTCGAGGGGGCCGCCGGCCCCGTGGCCGAGGCCCTGGGGGTGCGCGCCTTCCCCGCCTTCCTGCGCCTGGACTCCACCGGACGGGTGCTCGCCAGCGGCTACCTGGCCGCCGACCTGGACGAGTCCGTTGCGGTCTGA
- a CDS encoding zinc finger Ran-binding domain-containing protein — MAEGDWRCGVCAAPNEAAVRACLVCDTVRTAARPAGPADLLAEPVGADAFHAPVPPPLAAQDPPPVRVVEPPGLPLRSPALGPGPAGPLPTAPAVPVPAAPVPDVSVPAEDGGASDPGGGGREPVTEPLPVVGGRSRDRPRVPPGTVRALALGALGLAAVALWWWPDGEGPDRAPSGPAAQVPCPDRVAELIPGSGDGPLVESYETSRHRIVLCADGTGDLYYFGEFLDGTGEPMVVPARRDGDGYTAQAGETRYEISGGRVAVIGGDGTELARHDLVEVDPGR; from the coding sequence TTGGCGGAAGGTGACTGGCGGTGCGGCGTCTGCGCCGCTCCCAACGAGGCGGCGGTCCGGGCCTGCCTGGTGTGCGACACCGTCCGCACGGCGGCCCGTCCCGCGGGCCCGGCGGACCTGCTGGCCGAACCCGTGGGGGCCGACGCGTTCCACGCCCCGGTCCCGCCGCCGCTCGCGGCGCAGGACCCGCCCCCGGTCCGTGTGGTGGAACCCCCCGGCCTGCCGCTCCGGAGCCCGGCTCTGGGGCCCGGCCCGGCCGGACCCCTCCCGACGGCGCCCGCCGTGCCGGTTCCCGCCGCACCCGTGCCCGACGTTTCCGTGCCCGCCGAGGACGGCGGCGCGTCCGACCCCGGCGGAGGGGGACGGGAGCCGGTGACCGAGCCGCTGCCCGTGGTGGGCGGGCGCTCGCGCGACCGGCCGCGGGTACCGCCCGGAACGGTGCGGGCGCTCGCGCTCGGAGCCCTGGGGCTGGCCGCCGTCGCGCTCTGGTGGTGGCCCGACGGTGAAGGGCCCGACAGGGCCCCGTCCGGCCCCGCGGCCCAGGTGCCCTGCCCCGACCGGGTCGCCGAGCTCATCCCCGGTTCGGGGGACGGGCCGCTGGTGGAGTCCTACGAGACCTCGCGGCACCGGATCGTCCTGTGCGCCGACGGCACGGGGGACCTGTACTACTTCGGGGAGTTCCTGGACGGCACCGGCGAGCCCATGGTGGTCCCCGCGCGGCGCGACGGGGACGGATACACCGCACAGGCGGGGGAGACCCGCTACGAGATCTCCGGCGGCCGGGTCGCGGTCATCGGCGGCGACGGCACCGAGCTGGCCCGCCACGACCTCGTGGAGGTCGATCCCGGGCGGTGA
- a CDS encoding ABC transporter ATP-binding protein codes for MRSDAGPEGPSGPRAAARTVGSAFALAWRAGPHLTAGYGLLVLVQAGVPVATAWLTKLALDMIVAPGTPDGRLAAVAAGLAAAGVVVTLAPHAAHYLTMEVERRVALVSQDRLFAAAERLTGLARFEDPAFLDRLRLAQQSGGRTPGVVVNSVFTIAGGAVTILGFLGSLLVVSPWMAAAVLLSAVPALAVELRLSRGRAAMMWRIGPVERREIFFRGLLSDVRAAKELRLFGTAGFLRDRMARERRTANAEHRRMDRRVLGAQGGLGALSAVIAGAGLVWAVSAAADGRVSVGDVSLFVAAVAGVQAAMAGVVRDITMAHHELLMFGHYLAVVDGGPDLPVRAAARPAPALRQGIEFRDVWFRYSPDHPWVLRGVDFTVGHGRSVGLIGGNGAGKSTLVKLLCRMYDPERGAILWDGVDLRDLDPASLRDRIGAVFQDFMEYDLTAGENIGLGDVGVLESGDRAPLREAAERAGAHGMVAGLPRGYDTLLSRLFFDGGADAGDEPGVPLSGGQWQRLALARAYLRGRRDLLILDEPSSGLDAEAEYAVHTGLREHRRGRTSLLVSHRLGAVRDADLLVVLEGGRVAESGTHAELVAAGGVYARMFGLQARGYREDPAADGQAADEWTADGQAPDPAGSAR; via the coding sequence TTGCGGTCTGACGCGGGGCCGGAGGGGCCCTCCGGCCCCCGGGCCGCCGCCCGCACCGTCGGCTCGGCGTTCGCGCTGGCCTGGCGGGCGGGGCCGCACCTGACCGCCGGGTACGGGCTGCTGGTCCTGGTCCAGGCCGGGGTGCCGGTCGCCACGGCGTGGCTGACCAAGCTGGCCCTGGACATGATCGTCGCCCCCGGCACCCCGGACGGGCGGCTCGCGGCGGTGGCGGCGGGCCTGGCCGCGGCCGGGGTGGTCGTCACGCTGGCCCCGCACGCGGCGCACTACCTGACGATGGAGGTCGAGCGGCGGGTGGCCCTGGTGTCCCAGGACCGCCTCTTCGCCGCCGCCGAACGCCTCACGGGGCTGGCCCGCTTCGAGGACCCCGCCTTCCTCGACCGGCTGCGGCTGGCCCAGCAGTCCGGCGGCCGCACCCCGGGGGTGGTCGTGAACAGCGTGTTCACGATCGCCGGCGGCGCCGTCACCATCCTCGGCTTCCTCGGCTCCCTGCTGGTGGTCAGCCCGTGGATGGCGGCGGCCGTGCTGCTGTCGGCGGTCCCCGCCCTGGCCGTGGAGCTGCGCCTGTCCCGCGGCCGGGCGGCGATGATGTGGCGGATCGGGCCGGTGGAGCGCCGCGAGATCTTCTTCCGCGGCCTGCTGTCCGACGTCCGGGCCGCCAAGGAGCTGCGCCTGTTCGGCACGGCCGGGTTCCTGCGGGACCGGATGGCGCGGGAGCGGCGGACCGCCAACGCCGAGCACCGCCGCATGGACCGCCGGGTGCTGGGCGCCCAGGGCGGCCTGGGCGCGCTGTCGGCGGTGATCGCGGGGGCCGGGCTGGTGTGGGCGGTGTCGGCGGCGGCCGACGGGCGCGTCTCGGTCGGCGACGTCTCGCTGTTCGTCGCCGCGGTCGCCGGGGTGCAGGCCGCGATGGCCGGCGTGGTCCGGGACATCACCATGGCCCACCACGAGCTCCTGATGTTCGGCCACTACCTGGCGGTCGTCGACGGCGGACCGGATCTGCCGGTGCGCGCCGCCGCGCGCCCGGCCCCCGCCCTGCGCCAAGGCATCGAGTTCCGCGACGTCTGGTTCCGCTACTCCCCGGACCACCCGTGGGTGCTGCGCGGCGTCGACTTCACCGTCGGGCACGGGCGCTCGGTGGGGCTCATCGGCGGCAACGGGGCGGGCAAGAGCACCCTGGTGAAACTGCTGTGCCGGATGTACGACCCCGAGCGCGGGGCGATCCTGTGGGACGGCGTGGACCTGCGCGACCTGGACCCGGCCTCCCTGCGCGACCGGATCGGCGCGGTGTTCCAGGACTTCATGGAGTACGACCTGACCGCCGGGGAGAACATCGGCCTCGGGGACGTCGGGGTGCTGGAGTCCGGGGACCGGGCCCCTCTGCGGGAGGCCGCCGAGCGGGCGGGCGCGCACGGGATGGTCGCCGGGCTGCCGCGCGGGTACGACACCCTGCTCTCCCGGCTGTTCTTCGACGGCGGCGCGGACGCCGGAGACGAGCCGGGGGTGCCGCTCTCGGGCGGCCAGTGGCAGCGGCTGGCCCTGGCCCGCGCCTACCTGCGCGGGCGGCGCGACCTGCTGATCCTGGACGAGCCCAGTTCGGGGCTGGACGCCGAGGCCGAGTACGCCGTGCACACCGGCCTGCGCGAGCACCGCCGCGGCAGGACGAGCCTGCTGGTCTCCCACCGGCTGGGGGCGGTGCGCGACGCCGACCTGCTGGTCGTCCTGGAGGGGGGCCGGGTGGCCGAGTCGGGCACGCACGCCGAACTGGTGGCCGCCGGGGGCGTCTACGCCCGCATGTTCGGCCTCCAGGCCCGCGGCTACCGCGAGGACCCGGCCGCGGACGGGCAGGCCGCCGACGAATGGACCGCGGACGGGCAGGCCCCGGACCCGGCGGGGAGCGCGCGGTGA
- a CDS encoding nucleotidyltransferase domain-containing protein produces the protein MKHASPEFAEIAAKHTVLRCQVGSGVHGLGLPGQNDRDEMGICVEPPEYVIGLRGFEQYMYRSQDDHVRSGPGDLDLTVYSLRKWMRLALDGNPTVLLPLFVPEDEIVGITDTGRDLRSRADRIVSRSAGRRFLGYLRAQRDRLEGTRGGKHTNRPELVEQHGFDTKFAYHMVRLGLQGVELMETGRITLPMPADDREWLLALRRGEHTRAEALARAGELEERLAALCESADLPEEPDTAWADAWLVDAYRRSWDRG, from the coding sequence GTGAAGCACGCGTCACCCGAGTTCGCCGAGATCGCCGCGAAGCACACCGTCCTGCGCTGCCAGGTGGGCTCCGGCGTCCACGGACTCGGCCTCCCCGGCCAGAACGACCGCGACGAAATGGGGATCTGCGTCGAGCCCCCCGAGTACGTCATCGGCCTGCGCGGGTTCGAGCAGTACATGTACCGCTCCCAGGACGACCACGTCCGCTCCGGGCCCGGCGACCTCGACCTCACCGTGTACTCGCTGCGCAAGTGGATGCGCCTGGCCCTGGACGGCAACCCCACCGTCCTGCTGCCGCTGTTCGTGCCCGAGGACGAGATCGTCGGGATCACCGACACCGGACGCGACCTGCGCTCCCGGGCCGACCGCATCGTGTCCCGCAGCGCCGGGCGGCGGTTCCTGGGCTACCTGCGCGCCCAGCGCGACCGGTTGGAGGGCACCCGCGGCGGCAAGCACACCAACCGGCCCGAGCTCGTCGAGCAACACGGGTTCGACACCAAGTTCGCCTATCACATGGTCCGGCTGGGCCTCCAGGGCGTGGAACTGATGGAGACCGGCCGCATCACCCTGCCCATGCCCGCGGACGACCGGGAGTGGCTGCTCGCCCTGCGCCGCGGCGAGCACACCAGGGCCGAGGCTCTGGCGCGCGCCGGCGAGCTGGAGGAGCGGCTGGCCGCCCTGTGCGAGAGCGCCGACCTGCCCGAGGAGCCCGACACCGCCTGGGCCGACGCCTGGCTGGTGGACGCCTACCGGAGGTCCTGGGACCGGGGGTGA
- a CDS encoding AfsR/SARP family transcriptional regulator, translated as MGLRFGLLGPTQVFAGPRELDLGTTKQRTLLAALLLRPNHVVPLDELVTALWDGEPPRSAVANLRTYAARLRRRIGDPGRILTRHPGYLLRVEGGELDVTAFTGHARAGRSALDGGDLVRAEDELAAAVGLWRGGAAEDVPRTLDLAPRLQALEELRRAAVEDLARTRILRGAGAGLVGELRAGVAADPLRERQWANLILALHHAGDTAGALDAFHSARAALRDHLGLDPGEELTRLHRSLLDRSPPPVPPIPRQVAATRPVPRVDVLVGRDTELSALAELLAPGPAPVLAAVHGPVGSGKSALAARAADEAERWYPDGRLWADLEASGHGGRPRTPADVLAELLHGLGVDPARVPRGVDGRVRLLRERGAGRRLLLVLDNAADEAQVRPLVATWPGAGTLVTSRRHLSALDGAGHVGVGALRPGDAVALLARMCGAARVGADPGSAARIAAFCDHLPLPLWIAGRRLQARREWPLRAFADLLDDERHRLDALVCADRSVRAAFASAVAPLRCAARATERLAADLFERLAARPAGAFGPGEAAELAGCDTVTATAALGYLADARLIEPAGDNRYRVTGLLRLYASEQGARLRRGFGVALPHRGARPVLAVSDGPAV; from the coding sequence TCGGGCTGCTGGGCCCCACCCAGGTGTTCGCCGGACCCCGAGAGCTCGACCTCGGCACCACCAAGCAGCGGACCCTGCTGGCCGCCCTGCTCCTCCGGCCCAACCACGTGGTGCCGCTGGACGAACTGGTCACCGCCCTGTGGGACGGAGAACCGCCGCGCTCGGCCGTGGCCAACCTGCGCACCTACGCGGCCCGGCTCCGGCGGCGGATCGGCGACCCGGGGCGCATCCTCACCCGCCACCCCGGCTACCTGCTGCGCGTCGAGGGCGGCGAACTGGACGTCACCGCCTTCACCGGGCACGCCCGCGCGGGCCGCAGCGCCCTGGACGGCGGGGACCTGGTCCGGGCGGAGGACGAACTGGCGGCCGCCGTGGGCCTGTGGCGCGGCGGCGCCGCCGAGGACGTCCCCCGCACCCTCGACCTGGCCCCGCGCCTGCAAGCGCTGGAGGAACTGCGGCGCGCCGCCGTCGAGGACCTGGCCAGGACCCGGATCCTGCGCGGCGCGGGGGCCGGGCTGGTCGGCGAGCTCCGGGCCGGAGTCGCGGCCGACCCCCTGCGCGAGCGCCAGTGGGCCAACCTCATCCTCGCCCTCCATCACGCCGGGGACACCGCCGGGGCGCTGGACGCCTTCCACTCCGCCCGCGCGGCGCTCCGCGACCACCTGGGCCTCGACCCGGGGGAGGAGCTGACCCGGCTGCACCGCTCCCTCCTCGACCGGTCGCCCCCGCCGGTCCCGCCGATCCCGCGGCAGGTCGCCGCGACCCGGCCGGTCCCCCGCGTCGACGTCCTGGTGGGCCGGGACACGGAGCTGTCCGCCCTGGCCGAACTGCTCGCCCCGGGGCCCGCGCCGGTGCTGGCCGCCGTGCACGGCCCGGTGGGCAGCGGGAAGTCGGCCCTGGCCGCACGGGCGGCCGACGAGGCGGAGCGGTGGTACCCGGACGGGCGGCTGTGGGCCGACCTGGAGGCCTCCGGCCACGGGGGGAGGCCGCGGACGCCCGCGGACGTCCTGGCCGAACTGCTGCACGGGCTGGGGGTGGACCCGGCCCGCGTCCCCCGGGGGGTGGACGGGCGGGTGCGCCTGCTGCGCGAGCGCGGCGCGGGACGGCGCCTGCTGCTCGTGCTGGACAACGCGGCCGACGAGGCGCAGGTCCGGCCCCTGGTGGCCACCTGGCCGGGGGCGGGGACACTGGTCACGAGCCGCAGGCACCTCAGCGCGCTGGACGGGGCGGGCCACGTCGGGGTCGGCGCGCTGCGGCCCGGCGACGCGGTCGCCCTCCTGGCCCGCATGTGCGGGGCCGCGCGCGTGGGGGCCGACCCCGGATCGGCGGCGCGGATCGCCGCCTTCTGCGACCACCTGCCGCTCCCGCTGTGGATCGCTGGCCGCAGGCTGCAGGCGCGCCGGGAGTGGCCGCTGCGGGCGTTCGCCGACCTGCTCGACGACGAGCGCCACCGGCTGGACGCCCTGGTCTGCGCGGACCGGTCGGTGCGCGCCGCGTTCGCGAGCGCCGTCGCCCCGCTGCGCTGCGCCGCCCGCGCCACCGAGCGGTTGGCGGCCGACCTCTTCGAGCGCCTGGCCGCCCGTCCGGCCGGTGCCTTCGGGCCCGGGGAGGCGGCGGAACTGGCGGGCTGTGACACCGTCACCGCGACCGCGGCCCTGGGGTACCTGGCCGACGCCCGCCTGATCGAGCCCGCGGGCGACAACCGCTACCGCGTCACCGGGCTGCTCCGCCTCTACGCCTCCGAGCAGGGGGCGCGGCTCCGGAGGGGGTTCGGCGTGGCGCTGCCCCACCGGGGTGCGCGCCCGGTCCTGGCGGTCTCCGACGGACCGGCGGTCTGA
- a CDS encoding S26 family signal peptidase, translating to MTALLSVAAAVAAAGCVLWWLRRTLVAVDVSGPSMAPTLADGDRVLVRRRRTADLRVGDVVVLEVPRGAGPWPAGADPGHRWMVKRVAALPGDPTPAVCARAAGVAPGAPVPPGRMVVLGDNAALSADSRVWGYVPARRLLGVVRRRMARPRTPSA from the coding sequence GTGACCGCCCTGCTGTCGGTCGCGGCGGCGGTGGCGGCCGCGGGGTGCGTGCTGTGGTGGCTGCGCCGCACGCTGGTGGCCGTGGACGTGTCCGGTCCGAGCATGGCGCCGACCCTGGCCGACGGCGACCGCGTGCTGGTCCGCCGCCGCCGGACGGCCGACCTGCGCGTCGGCGACGTGGTGGTGCTGGAGGTGCCGCGGGGGGCCGGTCCGTGGCCCGCCGGCGCGGACCCCGGCCACCGCTGGATGGTCAAGAGGGTGGCGGCGCTGCCCGGCGACCCGACCCCGGCCGTGTGCGCTCGGGCGGCGGGCGTGGCCCCGGGCGCGCCCGTCCCGCCGGGCCGCATGGTGGTGCTCGGCGACAACGCCGCCCTGAGCGCCGACTCCCGGGTGTGGGGGTACGTCCCCGCCCGGCGCCTCCTGGGCGTGGTCCGGCGCCGCATGGCGCGCCCGCGCACACCCTCCGCCTGA